One segment of Vulpes lagopus strain Blue_001 chromosome 8, ASM1834538v1, whole genome shotgun sequence DNA contains the following:
- the ACTL8 gene encoding actin-like protein 8 yields the protein MAARTIIIDHGSGFLKAGFSGWNEPQMVFPSIVNYIPCRENPGPSYAQRRVSLGIDICHPDTFSYPIQRGRILNWEGVEHIWSFVLERHRREHEDFPVMVTESPMREPIDRQKTLEIMFELLDVPSILLADQLEMSLYASGLLTGVVVDSGYGLTRVQPFHLGRPLRSSRKTLEFAGQDLSAYLFRSLFKEDCNRHNLFQLETVATTQMSKCYVPQNLGEALDFRQSLPSGSDENNTYQLPDGTPVELTPMQRLAPEMFFSPQVFDLQGPSISQVVVDAILGCEASLHPLLTSHVMACGGNTLYPGFTKRLYKELTADHFSSAKATMWVGSNRNFSVWLGASVVAHLSSYKSEWMSKEEYEESQRP from the exons ATGGCTGCAAGAACCATTATCATCGACCACGGGTCTGGCTTTCTGAAGGCTGGCTTTTCTGGGTGGAATGAGCCCCAGATGGTCTTCCCAAGCATCGTGAACTATATCCCGTGCAGAGAGAACCCTGGGCCCAGCTATGCCCAAAGACGCGTGAGTCTGGGCATCGACATTTGCCATCCCGATACATTTAGCTACCCCATCCAGCGTGGCCGCATCCTCAACTGGGAGGGCGTGGAGCACATCTGGTCATTTGTTCTGGAGAGACACAGGCGGGAGCATGAGGACTTCCCGGTGATGGTCACAGAGTCCCCCATGAGAGAGCCCATAGACCGACAGAAGACGCTGGAG ATTATGTTTGAGCTGCTGGACGTGCCGTCCATACTCCTGGCCGACCAGCTGGAGATGTCCCTGTATGCCTCCGGCCTCCTGACGGGCGTGGTGGTTGATTCGGGCTACGGCCTGACCCGCGTGCAGCCCTTCCACCTGGGCCGCCCCTTACGGTCCAGCCGCAAGACGCTGGAGTTCGCGGGCCAGGATCTGTCGGCCTATCTCTTCAGGAGCCTCTTTAAGGAGGATTGCAATCGCCACAACCTGTTTCAGCTGGAAACGGTGGCCACCACCCAGATGAGCAAGTGCTACGTGCCGCAGAATTTGGGGGAGGCGCTAGACTTCCGCCAGAGTCTGCCCAGCGGCTCGGATGAGAACAACACCTACCAGCTGCCCGACGGCACCCCGGTGGAGCTGACCCCCATGCAGCGGCTGGCCCCCGAGATGTTCTTCAGCCCCCAGGTGTTTGACCTGCAGGGGCCCAGCATCTCTCAGGTCGTGGTGGATGCCATCCTGGGCTGCGAGGCCTCCTTGCACCCGCTGCTCACCTCCCACGTGATGGCCTGTGGGGGCAACACCCTGTACCCCGGCTTCACCAAGCGCCTGTACAAGGAGCTGACCGCAGATCACTTCTCCTCCGCCAAGGCCACCATGTGGGTGGGTTCCAACAGAAACTTTAGCGTCTGGCTAGGAGCGTCTGTTGTGGCCCATCTGTCTTCCTACAAGTCCGAGTGGATGAGCAAAGAGGAGTACGAAGAGAGCCAGAGGCCGTGA